DNA sequence from the Desulfitibacter sp. BRH_c19 genome:
CAATCACTTTTTGAGTTCAATATGTCTATGAAGCAATCACCAAAACTGACCATTCTCTATTATAGAATACAGGAAACCATTTGTCTCTATTTATATAAGTACCATTTCCATTTATCCGATGGCTAACTACCACTAAGCCCGAAATTATGCGCCCATCCAGCTTTCTGACGATGTCTACGGTGTCTCCCTTCTTTAACTTTAATAGATCAGCAACAGGCTTCGTTACAATCACCTGATTCACACTCATCCTTACACCGGATTCATCTACAAGGGTAACCAGATCAGAGTCAGGCATGACGCCAGTAACATAAAAATCTTTTTTATCTTCATCCTCCGGCAGAAATAACAATGCTTGAAAGGGTTCGGAACCAGCTGAAAGTGGCTCATAGCGTGGCTCATAGCGTAGCTCGTCGAACTTATACTCGTACTCGAAATTATACACGCTGCCTCCTGTAAGCATATTATCAAAACCACTTTTGAGGGTAAATACATTTGCCAACCGCTCAAGTTTAAAATATCAATAAACATATCATTTTTCCTCCTTATAAAAACAACGTTTCATTATGTCAAAATAATCATCCCATTCTCTAAGCAAATCCATATTGATCTCTTCAAAGGAATTTACTTTATCCCTCTGCTGCTCTGCAAAACTTAGTATGGTCCAACTAATAATATTCATTGTTTTTTCAATATCAATATCATCACGAAATTTTGTCAGATCTATATTTTTATAACCCATTTCAGAACCGCTTTTAATGAGATGCTTACCCATTTTATCGATTTCAGATTTAACCTCTACAGCATCCTCATGGGAAGTAGTTTTAAGAAAATCAAATGCTTGTGGAAACTTTTTCATGATTTTAAACTTAACTAATCCTATTTTTTCCATTCTTTTAAAAATATCTGTTTCATTCCAATCCACCTCATCGTAGATTTTATCAATAACCTCAACCACATAATCAAGCAAGAATAAATACAATTGCTTTT
Encoded proteins:
- a CDS encoding TetR family transcriptional regulator; amino-acid sequence: KQLYLFLLDYVVEVIDKIYDEVDWNETDIFKRMEKIGLVKFKIMKKFPQAFDFLKTTSHEDAVEVKSEIDKMGKHLIKSGSEMGYKNIDLTKFRDDIDIEKTMNIISWTILSFAEQQRDKVNSFEEINMDLLREWDDYFDIMKRCFYKEEK